In the Pseudanabaena sp. PCC 7367 genome, one interval contains:
- the infA gene encoding translation initiation factor IF-1, producing the protein MSKEDSIEMEGTVTESLPNAMFRVDLENGFNVLAHISGKIRRNYIKILPGDRVKVELTPYDLTKGRITYRLRNQGSKK; encoded by the coding sequence TTGTCTAAGGAAGATTCGATCGAAATGGAGGGCACAGTAACTGAGTCCTTGCCTAATGCTATGTTTAGGGTTGATTTGGAAAATGGATTTAATGTGTTAGCACATATTTCCGGTAAAATCCGCCGTAACTATATCAAGATCCTGCCTGGCGATCGCGTCAAGGTAGAACTCACCCCCTATGATTTAACCAAAGGGCGCATTACCTATCGCCTGCGGAACCAGGGTAGTAAGAAGTAA
- a CDS encoding adenylate kinase, with protein sequence MPRIILMGPPGSGKGTQGDLLAKSWQIPRISPGDIFRAEIKSNSPLGQQVVAFSNAGKLVPDRVVIGVIRDRLTQPDVQAGWILDGFPRTIPQAEALDQMLTDLNQAYDRVINLEVPDQILIDRLLNRAKESGRADDTAEVIEQRLQEYHAKTKPLLDFYGAKVVQIDGTKTVEEVTAQILAGFSPV encoded by the coding sequence ATGCCGAGAATTATCCTAATGGGGCCGCCGGGCTCTGGCAAAGGCACCCAGGGCGATCTACTTGCTAAAAGCTGGCAAATCCCGCGTATTTCTCCAGGAGATATATTCAGGGCGGAAATCAAAAGCAATTCTCCCCTTGGCCAGCAGGTAGTTGCCTTTAGCAATGCCGGTAAGCTAGTACCTGACCGCGTGGTGATTGGTGTAATCCGCGATCGATTAACTCAACCCGACGTTCAAGCCGGTTGGATTCTAGATGGTTTTCCGCGTACTATTCCTCAGGCTGAAGCACTCGATCAAATGCTTACGGATCTTAACCAGGCCTACGATCGAGTAATCAATCTGGAAGTGCCTGATCAGATCTTGATCGATCGATTGCTAAATCGGGCAAAAGAATCAGGGCGGGCTGATGATACGGCAGAGGTAATTGAGCAACGTTTGCAGGAATATCATGCCAAGACCAAACCGCTGCTAGATTTTTATGGCGCGAAGGTGGTGCAAATTGATGGCACCAAAACAGTTGAAGAGGTAACTGCCCAAATCCTGGCTGGCTTTTCACCAGTCTAA
- a CDS encoding N-acetylmuramoyl-L-alanine amidase, whose product MGLSSRPDPFKRSPQGSPKRATGHNYRIQRRRLLQTGAGLLLASLTSNCAEPIAHHPGRQIFVSAGHGGFDARFRNPGARAGGTTEAAEMIVTKDLIAKELRSRGFRVALPDDQLSLPETVSWINNRGSYRDLAIEIHMGAYDNASLRGVRVYYISFNEERQQHAELMLESLLIGVPQLASRGIKPDSATALGRLAFCRDIAPRSLFIELGFISNPTDLRLLQTYRRNIAIAIADALDTIISGKMILPSVAEDLPSPDYYENPTINPEIISQAEPERVKQLSDRSSREPEQNPQQNLEGAIDASDTSDISNISDINAADQANQTEPDSKNLNQADLDRSEQLSSITREPSEFGDRPRNQPTQPNSRGLVDKYQYLKIIINNKPYPRPGILVNGNVYVPEDMAAYLGIAAKHIQNMQRLSYAHEKYLRALELRNFNLSLYWDGANNTVIVKTTYRIWLGQIDRIMGQGLTSATQLLSFLRQNNDLALREFANLPNVYREEAAIEGINHDIAFCQMCLETGFLRFGGDVEPQQNNFAGLGAIELGNGGDRFPTIRIGIRAHVQHLKAYASTEPLVQPLVDSRFRFVIRGTAPLVGQLSGRWAVDPFYAEKIMAILRYLYESSGIL is encoded by the coding sequence ATGGGGTTATCGTCTAGACCTGATCCATTCAAGCGATCGCCACAAGGATCGCCCAAAAGAGCAACAGGTCATAATTACCGAATTCAGCGCCGTCGGCTCCTGCAAACGGGAGCGGGTTTGTTATTGGCTTCGCTGACTAGTAATTGCGCCGAGCCGATCGCCCATCATCCGGGGCGACAGATTTTTGTATCCGCTGGGCATGGTGGCTTTGATGCTCGCTTTCGTAATCCTGGCGCTAGGGCAGGGGGCACCACTGAAGCAGCAGAAATGATTGTAACCAAGGATTTGATCGCCAAAGAGTTGCGATCGCGTGGGTTCAGGGTTGCATTACCCGATGACCAGCTCAGCCTGCCAGAAACCGTGAGCTGGATCAACAATCGCGGTTCTTATCGAGATCTGGCGATCGAAATTCATATGGGAGCCTATGATAATGCCAGTTTGCGGGGGGTGCGCGTTTACTATATTTCGTTTAACGAAGAGCGCCAGCAACATGCCGAATTGATGCTGGAGTCATTGCTGATTGGTGTGCCTCAATTAGCTAGCCGTGGCATCAAGCCCGATTCAGCTACGGCTTTGGGGCGATTGGCCTTCTGCCGAGATATTGCGCCAAGATCACTATTCATTGAGTTGGGATTTATTAGTAACCCCACCGATCTAAGGCTGTTGCAAACCTATCGCCGGAATATTGCGATCGCAATTGCTGATGCCCTGGACACGATTATCAGCGGCAAAATGATTTTGCCCAGTGTGGCCGAAGATTTGCCCAGCCCCGACTACTATGAAAATCCCACCATTAATCCCGAAATTATTAGCCAGGCTGAGCCAGAGCGGGTTAAACAACTCAGCGATCGATCGTCTAGGGAGCCAGAACAAAACCCACAACAGAACTTAGAGGGTGCGATCGATGCCTCTGATACTTCTGATATTTCTAATATTTCTGATATTAATGCTGCTGATCAGGCAAACCAAACGGAGCCAGATTCTAAAAATCTAAACCAGGCAGATTTAGATCGCTCTGAGCAATTAAGCTCGATTACCCGTGAGCCAAGTGAATTTGGCGATCGCCCCCGCAATCAGCCAACCCAACCCAACTCACGCGGCCTGGTTGATAAGTATCAATATCTCAAAATTATTATTAATAATAAACCCTACCCCAGACCTGGCATTTTAGTAAATGGCAATGTGTATGTACCAGAGGATATGGCCGCCTATCTGGGGATCGCTGCTAAGCATATCCAAAATATGCAACGGCTCAGCTATGCCCATGAAAAGTATTTACGGGCACTGGAATTGCGTAATTTTAATCTGTCGCTCTATTGGGATGGTGCAAATAATACCGTAATTGTCAAAACCACGTACCGGATCTGGCTGGGACAAATCGATCGGATTATGGGACAGGGATTAACCTCTGCCACCCAGTTACTTAGTTTTCTGCGCCAAAATAACGATCTTGCCCTGCGGGAATTTGCGAATTTACCCAATGTCTACCGCGAAGAAGCAGCGATCGAAGGGATTAATCACGACATCGCCTTTTGTCAGATGTGCCTGGAAACTGGTTTCCTGCGGTTTGGCGGGGATGTGGAACCGCAGCAGAATAACTTTGCTGGTTTGGGTGCGATCGAGCTGGGCAATGGTGGCGATCGCTTTCCCACGATCCGGATCGGGATCAGGGCCCATGTGCAACATCTCAAGGCCTATGCCAGCACTGAACCATTAGTTCAACCACTGGTAGATAGCCGATTTCGATTTGTGATCCGTGGCACTGCGCCATTGGTTGGTCAATTGAGCGGTCGTTGGGCAGTAGATCCGTTCTATGCGGAAAAGATCATGGCGATCCTGCGCTATCTCTACGAATCCTCTGGCATTCTTTGA
- a CDS encoding M23 family metallopeptidase: MNQLINHHHQGLNHPDRQAFTVPALTIAETEIESAEPMELASTSPQVDSYQAQSLAQINDRSSAIPGSHQYVELPHVELPQNISPRPVNRLLTVQFDQRRNRLEILAAQALLPQLYLSEQSHQLWLDLVNVAVDRTAVQTQTGPTIKFIQVSPIDQSSTRIWLEMATTTALKPHLIELVPQAPNYWLVQLANWRSMCDRQYSSRHPPRLKYVAPLVGEIRVSYGWRIHPIFKDWQFHRGIDIAAPPQTPIGAAAAGNVIFAGWNNSGYGNLLVIEHRDRSKTLYGHNHKLLVRQGEQVEAGQPIALTGSTGKSLESHLHFEILPDGKHSANPVDYLPPMTREELYLALNAVNLSPQVVNTANTINEAIAPHLNTQVSGGLPAAGVGLVESELLSTHSGYSPKVIRPS, translated from the coding sequence ATGAACCAATTAATTAACCACCATCACCAAGGTTTAAATCATCCCGATCGCCAAGCTTTCACCGTTCCCGCCCTAACGATCGCGGAAACTGAGATTGAGTCTGCTGAGCCTATGGAGCTGGCATCAACATCGCCCCAAGTTGATAGTTACCAAGCCCAGTCTTTAGCCCAAATAAACGATCGCAGCTCAGCAATCCCTGGATCGCATCAGTATGTTGAACTACCGCATGTTGAACTGCCGCAAAATATTTCACCCCGTCCCGTCAATCGCCTGCTCACGGTTCAGTTTGATCAGCGCCGCAATCGCCTCGAAATCCTGGCTGCCCAAGCTCTGTTGCCGCAGCTCTATCTATCTGAACAATCCCATCAGCTCTGGCTGGATTTGGTTAATGTGGCAGTCGATCGCACTGCAGTGCAAACGCAAACGGGGCCAACGATCAAGTTTATTCAAGTCAGCCCGATCGATCAATCCAGCACCAGGATCTGGCTAGAGATGGCTACGACCACCGCCCTGAAGCCCCATTTAATTGAATTAGTGCCCCAGGCTCCTAACTACTGGTTGGTGCAATTAGCAAATTGGCGATCGATGTGCGATCGGCAATATTCCAGTCGGCATCCGCCCCGACTTAAATATGTTGCGCCGCTGGTGGGTGAAATTCGGGTTAGCTATGGTTGGCGGATTCATCCGATTTTTAAGGATTGGCAGTTTCATCGCGGCATTGATATTGCTGCCCCCCCACAAACGCCGATCGGTGCGGCGGCGGCGGGCAATGTGATTTTTGCTGGTTGGAATAATTCTGGCTATGGCAACTTGCTGGTGATTGAACACCGCGATCGCAGCAAAACCCTTTATGGCCATAACCATAAATTGCTGGTACGCCAAGGCGAACAGGTAGAAGCAGGCCAACCGATCGCCCTCACTGGTAGCACGGGCAAAAGTCTTGAGTCCCACTTGCATTTTGAAATTTTGCCCGATGGCAAACACAGCGCTAATCCCGTTGACTATCTACCGCCAATGACCAGGGAGGAGCTTTACCTGGCGCTTAATGCCGTAAATCTTTCGCCCCAGGTTGTTAATACCGCGAACACCATCAATGAGGCGATCGCTCCCCACCTAAACACGCAAGTTAGTGGTGGCTTACCTGCTGCTGGGGTGGGTCTGGTTGAATCCGAATTGCTTAGTACCCATTCCGGCTACAGCCCCAAAGTGATTCGGCCAAGCTAA